From one Suicoccus acidiformans genomic stretch:
- the argH gene encoding argininosuccinate lyase: MADLWGGRFEGDTSELMQQFNESFSLDQRLWYEDITTSIAHVTMLGEQGIITSEESEALQAELAQLRTEIEADPSILSGNYEDIHSFVEAKMIKRLGDTGKKMHTARSRNDQVTVDMKLYVKRTLGELAELIEAMIATFQAKAETVDALMPAYTHLQRAQIVPFSYYLDAYVAMFERDLKKVYQAINLLDENPLGAGALAGTTYDINRQRTTDLLGFRQVQRNTLDSVSNRDFILDALQVFSSLMVHMSRMSEDLIIYSSQEFAFVESSDSYATGSSMMPQKKNPDALELIRGKAGKVIGLMNSMYTIMKGIPLTYNKDMQEDKAIYFEAYDTTNACVRILTGVVDELIVKEDRLNETVHDGYLNATELADYLVRKGLPFREAHGIVGEAVVYAIKATKQLHELSLDELQGFSNKVDADVFDYLQPEKIMQQGIKRDMFR; the protein is encoded by the coding sequence ATGGCAGATTTATGGGGTGGGCGTTTCGAAGGAGACACGTCCGAATTAATGCAACAATTCAATGAATCCTTCTCCTTGGATCAACGTTTATGGTATGAAGATATTACTACCAGCATTGCCCATGTGACGATGCTAGGAGAACAGGGGATTATTACGTCCGAAGAAAGCGAAGCCTTGCAAGCGGAGTTGGCGCAATTACGCACAGAAATTGAAGCTGACCCAAGTATCTTGAGCGGTAATTATGAAGATATTCACAGCTTTGTTGAAGCGAAGATGATTAAACGTCTTGGTGACACCGGCAAGAAAATGCACACAGCCCGGAGCCGTAATGATCAAGTGACTGTGGACATGAAACTCTATGTCAAGCGGACACTAGGGGAGTTGGCTGAGCTGATTGAAGCGATGATTGCGACCTTCCAAGCAAAAGCCGAGACCGTGGATGCCTTGATGCCTGCTTATACCCATCTGCAACGGGCTCAAATTGTTCCCTTTAGCTACTATCTGGATGCTTATGTAGCGATGTTTGAACGTGATTTGAAGAAGGTATACCAAGCAATCAATCTGCTGGATGAGAATCCATTGGGAGCAGGGGCCTTAGCTGGAACGACTTACGACATTAACCGCCAACGCACAACAGACTTGCTGGGCTTCCGCCAAGTACAAAGAAATACACTAGACAGTGTATCTAATCGTGATTTTATCTTGGATGCCTTACAGGTCTTTAGTTCTTTAATGGTCCATATGAGTCGCATGAGTGAAGATTTGATTATCTACTCAAGCCAAGAATTCGCCTTTGTCGAGTCTTCCGATAGTTATGCAACAGGCAGCAGCATGATGCCACAGAAGAAGAACCCTGATGCATTGGAGCTAATTCGGGGCAAGGCTGGGAAAGTCATAGGCCTCATGAACAGTATGTATACGATTATGAAGGGGATCCCTCTTACCTATAATAAAGATATGCAAGAAGATAAGGCCATCTACTTTGAAGCCTATGACACAACCAATGCCTGCGTGCGTATCTTGACGGGAGTTGTGGACGAATTAATCGTTAAAGAAGACCGTCTGAATGAAACGGTCCATGATGGTTACTTAAACGCAACGGAACTGGCGGATTATCTCGTTCGTAAAGGTCTACCTTTCCGAGAAGCACATGGTATCGTCGGTGAAGCCGTTGTCTACGCCATTAAAGCTACCAAGCAACTTCATGAATTATCGCTTGACGAGTTGCAAGGCTTTAGTAATAAGGTAGATGCAGACGTCTTTGATTATTTACAACCCGAGAAGATTATGCAACAAGGCATTAAACGGGATATGTTCCGTTAA
- a CDS encoding DUF2188 domain-containing protein, translated as MAWNMEDYPNAFKNFDRVLQKKMIDIANALVDSGYEEGEAIPIAIEQGKEWYENASEAEQREVLYGPNPQKSDDHDTGSTDPSLLDEDVMVYYEDDQWKVKTVNADQASNVYTTKNEAVKRAREIAENKDTHVQIYKQNGDRQS; from the coding sequence ATGGCATGGAATATGGAGGATTATCCGAATGCATTTAAGAACTTTGACCGGGTACTCCAAAAGAAGATGATTGATATTGCAAATGCGCTTGTAGACAGTGGTTATGAAGAGGGTGAAGCAATTCCGATTGCGATTGAACAGGGGAAGGAATGGTATGAGAATGCTAGCGAAGCGGAACAGCGCGAAGTGTTATACGGCCCAAACCCACAGAAGTCAGACGACCACGATACTGGAAGTACAGATCCTTCTTTGCTTGATGAAGATGTGATGGTTTATTACGAAGACGATCAATGGAAAGTCAAAACTGTGAACGCCGACCAAGCCAGCAACGTCTACACAACAAAGAACGAAGCAGTTAAACGCGCTCGAGAAATTGCTGAAAACAAAGACACCCACGTCCAAATATACAAGCAAAATGGCGACCGGCAAAGTTAA